The Nitrospirota bacterium sequence TTTTATTTTAAATTGGAGCATATTCGATGTTGGTCTTCCAGCATCTCCGCCTTTTCTTTGTACTGTAATTCTTCCAATATGTAATACGCCTTTCTTTGTGATATAAATATCGCCAGCGCCAAAGAAATTCATAGCAGTATTAATATCCGTCAGCATCCATGTGGTGGTATCATTATCTTCCTCATATCTTGTAACCAATATCCAATCAGCAGATAATCCACCTCGCCCTTTCAATATATCACAGACAATAAGAATTTTATTAGCCTTAAAAAAGTCAATAATTTTATTCCTTAATCTGTCTGGCATTTCGTTTAAATATACACGCCTTTTATCCCTCAATTTTTGTGTTGCTGCAATTTCTTTAGGAGGTTTTATTCCTCCTGTATACAGCTTTAAACCATATGCAATATCATTATCAAAATTCCAGATTTGTTTATAAGAATCTACCCACCGCTTATCAATCTGATTAAAACCAGAAGTAGGTTTATCCTTTTTAATAGTAACCATTTTTAATGATAGATTTTCGATCTTTACAATATTGCTAATTACAATCGTAACTCTTACCTGTGCATCAGCCTTTTTAAATCTCATCAGTTCTTCGAAATCTTCTCTCAAACCGAATCGCACTATATCAGTCTTTTTTAATCTTGTAGGAATATGGACTGCTTCTATTGAGTCAATTTGTTTAATATCATAACCCATAATTTGAAGCCACTGTTTAGCCTCGTTATCCTTTTTCCAATTATTAAATTTTTTGCAAATAGTCTTTTCATTTACAAAACCACCTTTAGCAGTATCAGACCCAAGTTCAAATGTTGCCATTTTTCTTTTTTAATCGGGTAATAAATGGGATATTGTCTTCATAGTATAGCTCAGTCGCCTTCTGTTTTTCTTTAGCACCCATTTCAGCCAGTTTACGCTTCGCAAGTTCAACATCCTGATTATCTGGAATCTTCTCTTCGGTCCATCTTTCATATTCACACATTGGACAGATTACCTCAAAGTAGATGGCATCGTAGCCTGAAACAATCATTTCTTCAAAACTACAATGCGGACATTGTGTCGTCCAGGTATGTGAGCCCATACTTTACCTCCCTTTGTACTATAACTTTGCAAGCTGAAACAAATAAGGCACTCGCTTTCTCTTAAACTGCCATTCATCTGATGATTATATTATGAAAAGGCAACCATTAGTATTATATTTTTGGAAATCTTATCACAGAAGGATGCTATGTTCAAGTAAGAAATAGTAGAAAGGAGAAGTCATCAAGGTGTTGCTGAATTGGGTAAAAGAACCATCTTATTACAATCCCATAATCTCACAAAACCTCTTAGGTGTTATAATTTTAATATCCTTATAACTCTTTAAGTCTAACAGATGAGAATCACCAGATACTATATAATCAGCCTTACCTTCAATAGCAGTTGATAAAACCTTGTTATCTTCAGCGTCTTCTTTTATAACATCCAGTGCTGGAGGGTTATCTATCAATACAGAATACCTCAAGAGGTTTAAGGCAGTCTGTTTTATCTCATCCGCATCCAGTCCATACTTCTTTTTAATCTTTGGATAGTTTAAGACCTTTATGGTCTCCTCAATCATTAATCGTGATGTTATAAAAATTAGATTGCCTTTTTCCCAGGACTTCACAATCTTATAAGGGAAACCGCTTTTCTGGATGATACCGCTTATAAAGACATTGGTATCTATGACAACCTTATGCACTCTTGCGAACCGCCTTTATTGCCTCCCCGACATCTGCCTCAATTTCCTTTGATGAATAAGCCTTAGCCTTCGCCCTGATACTGTCAAAGACCCTCATGTCTGTTTCCCTCTGTTTCCTGTAGTTCTCGAATTCATCAAGTGGTATCAATACAGCCATAGGTTTTTTGCCTCTCTTGATGATGTATTCCTCACCCTTGTAATATACCTCCTCAAGGATTTCTCCAAGATTGCCCCTTACCTTTAATGCTGTAAGTTCTTTTGCCATTATTTTTACCTCCTGATATAATTATAACAATTATAATAGTTATGTCAAATATTATTTTAATCATCTCGTTGTCGTTGCCCTCTCGGCCGCGTTTTTTATTGTCCAGAGCAGGTCATCAATAGCAATTCTGTTATGCACAGGTGCGACCTTGACAGAGAGGTCTCTAAAACCAAAAATATTTGTGTTTGATACCTCGAGTTCCTTGAATATTATATAACCTCTGTTGAGATAGCACTCGATGACACCTTTGTTATACCTTCTATCTTTTGATAGCCCGTATCTTTTCACAGCACTACCACCAATCCTTTCGAGCATCTCCTTGCTTATCATCATTGGCTCATCCTTAGATTTCTTTGCCCAGGCCTCTGCCTTTCCTGTAATTGCTGAAAGTCCGATTCCATCTCCATTAAGCCACATTATCCCATCTACTTTTCCGTAGATATATCCCTTTATATTTTCGAAGCTATTACATACCTCTTTGAGACTGATGTCTCTCACAACAAATCCAAAACCATAAGAAGGTTGTTTTGTCAGTGCTATCCATCCCGCGCCATAAATCTTGCCTCCAAATATACTACCAGAAATATTCTCTACAGTCATGGCATGCTGTCCTGTATTCAGCACAACACTGAGGTCTTTGATTATCTCAACACCATAGGTAATCTTCCCTATATTGATTATCCCTGAATCCTGATTAATCAGGGAGGATTTCTTTATTGGCTCTTTGCCAATCCTCTCAAACCGTTCTTTTCTGAAGATATCTGCTATCAGGAATGGTGGCTGTATACTGCCCTTTTTGCTAAGTTCATACTGTAAAGGCAGATTACCTGAGATGGGACCTATACCGTATTCACCGTTTTCACCTGTCAATGAAACATCCTTGAATCTAACAGATGTCCTTAGAAGATTCATCCCTGTTGATTTTATATAATCGCCACTCATCTGTATGTTACCATTCATGCGGGCGTATTTAAATCTGTCAGGGATAAGCTCAAATAGTGTATCCCTCAGGGATGAGACAGCCACCTCAGGTAGATTAAATGAAATATTAACCGTTCTGTCCTCTCTTTTTATATTCTTTATCTTTCCTGAGAGTGATGCCTTTATTCCATCCGATATCCATGCTTCAACTCTGTGGAGGCTGATTTCGTCACCTTTCAGGGAGATGTGTGATTTAAAAGAGATATTGCTTATTAAGTTTCGTTCTGCATTAGATTTTTTGATTGCTATTTCATCTCCGGTGAGATTTATACCGCCATCCACTCCTTTATCTTTTGTATAAGTCATTTTGAATCCTGCTCCGAACCTGCCATCTGTCAGATATATTGGTGGAGTAAATTTTTCTGCGAGTCTCTGTATCTTTTTTCCCTCTATTCCTTCGATGCGACCTTCTGCAGAAATAGTGAACCCCGCACCACGGTTTGACACCCGTGGCTTCTGGGTCTGACCCTGTGGGGATGTGGATGCGTTCCTCCCCGCCTTGACAGGCGGGGCTTCCCGTTGGTGCGGGGTGAACAGTGAACTGTGAACAGTGTCTTGTTTTAAGAAATCCTCAAGAGAAAATGGTATGATTATCATGCCCTGCAACGATCCACCGAGTAACTTAGCTCTCAGTAGTCTGAGTTCAACCCTTTCTCTGTTTGCGATATATCCAATAGAAAGTTCATTTGCCTCTATGTCTTTAATTCGTATCTCATCAACAGAGATTGTTCCCCTCGCATCCTTTAACTTAAGGGTATCCCTCAATACCTCAAAGTTACTGTTTAATGTAACCCCTTTGAGGTCTATCCTTCCTATCTGATTATGCTGCATATTGACATCTTTGAGTAAAAGGGATGCGATTCCCTTAGCCCTGTCATTTTTTGCTTCTACTCCAAAGTCAATCGTGGTGAAGATATCATTACCTGTAAATCTCATATCAGGGGCAAATCTTTGAGTAGACTTTGCAATACCGCTGAGGCTGCCTTTAAAAGAGATGTCCTTCCCCCTTACTGCGAATGCAGACTTACCATTAAGGTTTTCTATCGTTCCTATATCTCTTTTTATAAGGTTAATCCCACTGAGTAAAATCTCTCCATCTGTTTTGATCTTGTTCATATTCATCGTTCCACTAATTTTTACTCCCTCTGCTGAAGCCTTTCCTGTCATTTCCATGTCACTTATTAACGAAAGTTTCCCTATATCTGGTATCTCTATATCTGCACGCATATTGTATCTTAGGTCTTTTCCTATGTTGTATACATTTCCCCTCACAGATGACTTGATAGCATTACCGATATTTCCATTAAAACTCTTTATCAGAAGATGTCCTTCTTTCATATCCCATGATGCATCAATATCAGCCTTTCCTCTCTTAAGCTGTTTAAGTCTATCAGAGAGCGTTATCTCATCATACTCTGCACTACCCTGCAGGCTTATCATCGCCTTTGAGATGGCTGTCTTTAGGGAGAGATTCACCTTAGATTTTTCTGAGACAGATATCTGTGAAGGAAGATAGTTCTTAAATGGATGCAGTCTATGTCCTTTAGAGGATATGTTTACATTAGCCTGTGGTCCATCTTTGGTAAAGGTAACTTTCCCATCTATCTGAATCTTATTATCGGCGACATCGTATAATGAGCCTTTAATAATTAACGGTTCTTTTTTCGATGATGAAAGACCCATCACAGAGATGTCAGCAGTCTTTACTCTTAGTAGTGGATTATCATCTACCGTGATGCTCCCTCTTTCAATCTTGAACGATTTTATAAAATACTCTCTTTCCCCTTTGCTTATCAGTTCAATGAGATTATCTGATATGTTCCACTTACCGTTTTNNNNNNNNNNNNNNNNNNNNNNNNNNNNNNNNNNNNNNNNNNNNNNNNNNNNNNNNNNNNNNNNNNNNNNNNNNNNNNNNNNNNNNNNNNNNNNNNNNNNCTTAGTAGTGGATTATCATCTACCGTGATGCTCCCTCTTTCAATCTTGAACGATTTTATAAAATACTCTCTTTCCCCTTTGCTTATCAGTTCAATGAGATTATCTGATATGTTCCACTTACCGTTTTTCTTCTTAAGATTCATCACAGGATTGATCAATACAATACTTTTAAAGTTCAGTTTCCCTTTAATGATGTCCCTCAGAATCGGATATGTCCTTATTTCGCCTATTTCAAGAAGATCTCCCCTTTCAAAGCCTTCAGGGTTACCGAGTTTTATACCTTTGATGTATGCACCCCTGAGAGGGTCATAACCAGCATCCTCAATGATAAACCCCTGATTGATTCTATGGGATACCTTTTCGGATACAACTCTGAGCAGGGTTCGTTTTACTTCACTGAATCTGATGTAAAGAAAGAAGCTTGCAATGATTATCAGGAGGATGATAGATATAACAGAGATTTTTATAAGTAATCGTTTGAAATTTGATTGTTTCATTAATCAGATTCTATATGATTTTATCTTCCTTGACAAGATAGACCATATTGCTCTATCATTGAATCGTAATGCCGTCTATACGCATCCTCCCAGAAGAGCTTGTCAACAAGATTGCTGCAGGTGAGGTGGTTGAAAGACCTGCCTCTATTGTTAAGGAACTGGTTGAAAATTCCATAGATGCTAAAAGCACACGAATTACTATAGATATTCAGCAAGGTGGAAAGAAACTCATTAGGCTTGCAGACAATGGTTGTGGTATGGAAAGAGAGGACGCCATCCTTGCCTTCGAGCGGCATGCAACGAGTAAACTCAGGGATGAAGCAGGATTATGGGCGATAAAGACAATGGGTTTCAGAGGTGAAGCACTTCCTTCCATCGCATCTGTGTCGAGACTGATGATGGTTACTTCAATAGATGCAGCAAGATTGGGTGTAAAAGTAGAGATAGAGGGAGGAAGGCTGATTGGTGTATATGATACAGGTGCACCAAAAGGGACACTCGTGGAGGTAAAGGATATATTCTTCAATATGCCAGCAAGACTTAAGTTTCTAAAAGCTATGAATACAGAACTACGGCATATTATAGAGATAGTTACACAACATGCGATAGCAAATTACAGGATACACTTTACGCTTTCTCATAACAGAAAGTTGCTGTTTGATTTCCCTGATTCCAGAGATATACGCAGCAGGCTACATCAGATATACGGCATGGAATTTGTGGAGTCCCTTAAAGAGATTGACTCAAAGAGTGACCATCTAAATGTGCATGGCTTTGTATCGCTACCACAGGTAACCATGGCAGACCGCACACATCAGGTCTTCTTTGTTAATGGTAGGCCGGTAAGAAATGCTACATTGACTCATGCCCTTTACGAGGCATATAGAAACACCATCCACAAAGACAGACATCCTGTAGCCTTTCTTTTCATTGAAATGGAGCCTGCCAGCGTTGATGTCAATGTTCATCCGACAAAAAGGGAGGTTGCGTTCAGGGATCAGGGTAGTATACATGATATGGTTGTTACTGCGATTAGAGAAAGGATAGGGTCTCTGGAGACGGTGAATGATAAAGAGCGAAAGGACATTATCAGCGAACATTTTCAGTGGAGAGATATTGAGAATGGTAAATGGTGGGAAGTAGAAAGTGATGTTGCCTTCCATAGTCGTGTAATGGAGGAGATGCAGGGCTATCTTCTTTCTACGGATAGAGAGGACTACAGGTTTATTCAGATTGATGGAACATTCATTGTGGCTGTGAGCCATCAGGGTATAACAATCATAGACCAGCATGCAGCACATGAGAGGATACTCTACGAGACTCTGAAAAAGGCATACAATTTTAAGCAGATAACTTCCCAATCTCTACTTATACCTGTGGTTATTGAACTCTCTCCTGCGGAGACAATTATCCTAAGAGAACAAATGGGGCTTATAACGAGCATCGGTATTGAGGTTGAGGAGTTCAGTGGGGCGTCATTTATTATCAGGTCAGTGCCGTCTGTACTCTCAGGCTGTGATCCGAGGATGCTTCTTTTAGACCTGCTTACGACTATCTCAAAAAACACAAGCACTAACCTCATGGATGCAGTAATGGCTACTATGGCGTGTCACGGTGCAGTAAGGGCAAATCAACCACTCAACAGCAATCAGATGTCACAGTTGATGAAAGACCTCGAAAAGACAGATATGCCACACACATGCCCGCATGGAAGGCCGACGATAATAAGATTTATGACTGAGGAACTGAAGAGGATGTTCAAAAGGCGGTGAGACTGATTCTACTTTTAGGATCAACTGCTGTTGGAAAGACCGAGGTTGCAATACTCCTTGCCCAGAGACTTAATACAGAGATAATCAGTGCAGACTCGATGCAGGTATATCGTCGCATGGATATAGGAACGGCAAAACCTACTGCTGAACAGAGAGATGCTGTCAGACATCACATGATAGATATAAAGGAGACATGGGAAGCCTTCAGTGCAGGGGAGTATGTAAGAATGGTTGATGGGTTGATAAGGGATTTTTCTTATAGAGGTATGGTTCCCCTCATTGTTGGTGGCACAGGGCTTTATGTGAGGGCACTGATTAGGGGATTGTTCAGTGGACCAACAGCGGATAAATCGTTTCGTGAGAGACTACTGCGTGAAGAAAAGGAAAAAGAGAAAGGTTCTCTCCATAAAAAACTCCTAAAGGTCGACCCTGAGGCTGCAGAACGGATACATCCTAAAGACCTGAGACGTATAGTGAGGGCACTTGAGGTTTATTATAAAGAAGGAAGACCGATAACATATCTTCAAGACTGGGATGAAAGAGGGTTGAGATATAACTTTATCAAGATATGCCTCATAAGGGATAGAAGAGAGCTTTACAGAAGAATTGAGCAGAGGGTTGATTCAATGATTAAAGACGGACTTGAGGATGAGGTGAAAAGACTCATCGAGATGGGATGCAATGAGACAATGACCTCTATGCAGGCATTAGGCTACAGACATTTTTTGAGATATTTCCGAGGAGATTATCCAAAAGATGAGGCAATAAGGCTATTCAAAAGAGATACAAAGAGATACGCAAAAAGGCAATTCACATGGTTTAGAAAGGAAGAGGGGATAGAGTGGGTGGATATAACAGGGATTGAAGACCCTGAAGAGATTGTAAAGAGAATTATACCGATGATTAAGGATTACCAATATGCCTCAGAGAAATCCATTTCTTACTGTTGACATAATTATAGAGATTGAGGACAGAGGCATTGTCCTTATTAAGAGAAAGAATCCGCCTTATGGCTGGGCAATTCCCGGTGGATTCGTTGATTATGGTGAAACACTTGAGCAGGCAGCAATAAGAGAGGCAAAGGAAGAGACAGCACTTGATGTTGAGATTATAAGGCAGTTTCATGCCTACTCTGACCCTAAGAGGGATCCTCGTTTTCACACTGTAAGCGTGGTTTTTATTGCAAGGGCAAATGGTGAACCAAAGGCATCGGACGATGCAAAAGAAATAGGTGTATTTACAAAGGACAACCTGCCTTCACCCCTGTGTTTTGATCATACAGAGATACTGAGGGATTATTTTTCATTCAATTGATTCAATTGATGTAATAAAA is a genomic window containing:
- a CDS encoding type II restriction endonuclease, which encodes MATFELGSDTAKGGFVNEKTICKKFNNWKKDNEAKQWLQIMGYDIKQIDSIEAVHIPTRLKKTDIVRFGLREDFEELMRFKKADAQVRVTIVISNIVKIENLSLKMVTIKKDKPTSGFNQIDKRWVDSYKQIWNFDNDIAYGLKLYTGGIKPPKEIAATQKLRDKRRVYLNEMPDRLRNKIIDFFKANKILIVCDILKGRGGLSADWILVTRYEEDNDTTTWMLTDINTAMNFFGAGDIYITKKGVLHIGRITVQRKGGDAGRPTSNMLQFKIKPCNLFNLK
- a CDS encoding putative toxin-antitoxin system toxin component, PIN family; translation: MHKVVIDTNVFISGIIQKSGFPYKIVKSWEKGNLIFITSRLMIEETIKVLNYPKIKKKYGLDADEIKQTALNLLRYSVLIDNPPALDVIKEDAEDNKVLSTAIEGKADYIVSGDSHLLDLKSYKDIKIITPKRFCEIMGL
- a CDS encoding type II toxin-antitoxin system prevent-host-death family antitoxin; this translates as MAKELTALKVRGNLGEILEEVYYKGEEYIIKRGKKPMAVLIPLDEFENYRKQRETDMRVFDSIRAKAKAYSSKEIEADVGEAIKAVRKSA
- a CDS encoding DUF748 domain-containing protein, producing the protein NGKWNISDNLIELISKGEREYFIKSFKIERGSITVDDNPLLRVKTADISVMGLSSSKKEPLIIKGSLYDVADNKIQIDGKVTFTKDGPQANVNISSKGHRLHPFKNYLPSQISVSEKSKVNLSLKTAISKAMISLQGSAEYDEITLSDRLKQLKRGKADIDASWDMKEGHLLIKSFNGNIGNAIKSSVRGNVYNIGKDLRYNMRADIEIPDIGKLSLISDMEMTGKASAEGVKISGTMNMNKIKTDGEILLSGINLIKRDIGTIENLNGKSAFAVRGKDISFKGSLSGIAKSTQRFAPDMRFTGNDIFTTIDFGVEAKNDRAKGIASLLLKDVNMQHNQIGRIDLKGVTLNSNFEVLRDTLKLKDARGTISVDEIRIKDIEANELSIGYIANRERVELRLLRAKLLGGSLQGMIIIPFSLEDFLKQDTVHSSLFTPHQREAPPVKAGRNASTSPQGQTQKPRVSNRGAGFTISAEGRIEGIEGKKIQRLAEKFTPPIYLTDGRFGAGFKMTYTKDKGVDGGINLTGDEIAIKKSNAERNLISNISFKSHISLKGDEISLHRVEAWISDGIKASLSGKIKNIKREDRTVNISFNLPEVAVSSLRDTLFELIPDRFKYARMNGNIQMSGDYIKSTGMNLLRTSVRFKDVSLTGENGEYGIGPISGNLPLQYELSKKGSIQPPFLIADIFRKERFERIGKEPIKKSSLINQDSGIINIGKITYGVEIIKDLSVVLNTGQHAMTVENISGSIFGGKIYGAGWIALTKQPSYGFGFVVRDISLKEVCNSFENIKGYIYGKVDGIMWLNGDGIGLSAITGKAEAWAKKSKDEPMMISKEMLERIGGSAVKRYGLSKDRRYNKGVIECYLNRGYIIFKELEVSNTNIFGFRDLSVKVAPVHNRIAIDDLLWTIKNAAERATTTR
- the mutL gene encoding DNA mismatch repair endonuclease MutL, with amino-acid sequence MPSIRILPEELVNKIAAGEVVERPASIVKELVENSIDAKSTRITIDIQQGGKKLIRLADNGCGMEREDAILAFERHATSKLRDEAGLWAIKTMGFRGEALPSIASVSRLMMVTSIDAARLGVKVEIEGGRLIGVYDTGAPKGTLVEVKDIFFNMPARLKFLKAMNTELRHIIEIVTQHAIANYRIHFTLSHNRKLLFDFPDSRDIRSRLHQIYGMEFVESLKEIDSKSDHLNVHGFVSLPQVTMADRTHQVFFVNGRPVRNATLTHALYEAYRNTIHKDRHPVAFLFIEMEPASVDVNVHPTKREVAFRDQGSIHDMVVTAIRERIGSLETVNDKERKDIISEHFQWRDIENGKWWEVESDVAFHSRVMEEMQGYLLSTDREDYRFIQIDGTFIVAVSHQGITIIDQHAAHERILYETLKKAYNFKQITSQSLLIPVVIELSPAETIILREQMGLITSIGIEVEEFSGASFIIRSVPSVLSGCDPRMLLLDLLTTISKNTSTNLMDAVMATMACHGAVRANQPLNSNQMSQLMKDLEKTDMPHTCPHGRPTIIRFMTEELKRMFKRR
- the miaA gene encoding tRNA (adenosine(37)-N6)-dimethylallyltransferase MiaA, whose translation is MRLILLLGSTAVGKTEVAILLAQRLNTEIISADSMQVYRRMDIGTAKPTAEQRDAVRHHMIDIKETWEAFSAGEYVRMVDGLIRDFSYRGMVPLIVGGTGLYVRALIRGLFSGPTADKSFRERLLREEKEKEKGSLHKKLLKVDPEAAERIHPKDLRRIVRALEVYYKEGRPITYLQDWDERGLRYNFIKICLIRDRRELYRRIEQRVDSMIKDGLEDEVKRLIEMGCNETMTSMQALGYRHFLRYFRGDYPKDEAIRLFKRDTKRYAKRQFTWFRKEEGIEWVDITGIEDPEEIVKRIIPMIKDYQYASEKSISYC
- a CDS encoding NUDIX hydrolase yields the protein MPQRNPFLTVDIIIEIEDRGIVLIKRKNPPYGWAIPGGFVDYGETLEQAAIREAKEETALDVEIIRQFHAYSDPKRDPRFHTVSVVFIARANGEPKASDDAKEIGVFTKDNLPSPLCFDHTEILRDYFSFN